The nucleotide window CGCTTGCATTGCAAGGCAGAAGATCGCCAAGAACGGCTCTGGACTTTTCCGCGAAATACCCCGCGGCGTCGAACATTTGCCGGGTATAGAGCCTGGAACTTATCAGAGCGGATGCTTGGTTCTTAAAACCATTGACCATGCTATCGGGGCTTAGCTCCGGCAGGGTTGGATCGTTTTTATCAACGACAGCCTCTCCAAGAAGCGCTGCAATCGACTGGTAGTACTCTGTGCGACTCAATCGCCAGACCCGTTGGGTGAGTCGACCATTGATAACTTCGCTTACCGCGGTGTTTTGCTGGTTCGCGTTTCCATCCGGGCTAGAGATGATACCCGAGCAACCAGACACAACAAGACAGAGCCAAACAAGACCTTTGCACCGCATAAACGGTATACTGAGCAACAACTATACCAAGTTTTTTTGTCATATTTCCTAACAATCCCAATGCATCTAAAAAGCGATTTGGAACAAATAGAGCATCTCTAGTTCCAAAAGCTCTGCCAATTGGCGCTCGACTATGCCGAGGCGTCGTTATCTAAATGCCCACGGAGCAACTTCAAATTTCGTCGATTCGTCTTGAACAGCAGATCAAAATAATCACCGATCAACGGCAGCATTCCTAAAACCGCATCGAAGATAATATTCGCAAGCATTCTAGCAACAATGCGCCATGGCAACTTTTTCTTGATAGCTACCCCCACGAGCACCAATGAAACAAGCGCTCCAAGCCAGTCACCGACGACGGGCAGTAAAAAGCCAAGCAAACTATCCCAACCAAAATAGATCTTGGTACCTGGAATACGATAGCCATCATCCAAAAGCGCCACGAGCCGCGAAAGCCAATCCTCTTTCATGACACCTTCATACACCACCTACGCTGCCTTGTGACCGCCTGGCAGATTGTCGCGGCGAAAAGGTAACCGGTCAGTCGGAGACATTTGTCTGCAGCTATCAAACATGTCATCGAGCATGAGAGCCAGGCTAGAAGTGATAGCTTTTTTCGAGGTTTTCTTAGCTTCGAGCAGGTCTAGGGCCCCCAGAGCTCGCTTTTTGTTCAAAGGCCGCTCGCAGCGCTTTGAACGCGCCCAATCGGACGGAGCTCTGCCCCAGACACTCTCCCACAGGGGCGAGGACGATTATACTTTGTATTTGAGGAGGAGTCCCGAGGAGGTAAGCCGAAGATAAGGAAACCTCGAAACAAGTGCTTGCAGTCACCACTGACTGACCAGTTACGCGAAAAGCGATGACACAACCCGAGCCCCGTGGGTTGTTTTATCCCCAATACCTAGCCAAAGCTCTCAACACGGAGTCCGGTAGCAGTAAAAAAACCAATGTTTTCGTATTGAGCTTTCGGCATGTTTTTTGCTTCGGTTTAAAGACACATGAGATTACCGAACTACATCCAGGCCTTTATGAATACATTCAAACACATCCATCCCAAGCGTTTTTTTGCGCGGGCGCTTAGTGCCTCGCTAGGTGCAATCTTGCTTTTCAACGCTGCCGGCTGCTCCAACGCTGAATCGGTTGAAAGCTCAACCGATGCTTCGAAATCAAAAAACAAAGCAGCGAAATACCTTCTGATCGAGGGACTCTGTGAGCTTGGATACTTTTCCGTGTTCGATAACTACAGTTCATGCCCCCACGCTGCAAGCACGCTGAGTCTAGAAGACTTCTTTTCACTTGGAGGCAGCCCACTTAGTGTCATCAAACTCTATACACATGATGGCCGACTCGACGTCACAGAATGGTTGATTCGCAATCTAAACGACGAGCACCAATTTGAAGACGTCAAAACCTTGGCTAACTCTTACGGCAGTACCTTAAGCTGGCGCGACATCGCCGAGCAAGTGCATCCTTCGCTGGGCGATATTCAAAATCAGCTACCCGCTTTGCTTTCTTTGCTCCCTGACAATGAAGTTGCAAACCGTGTACGCTCGATGTTGCTAGCCGCCTTTGATAAGCCTAGCGGCACACAAAAAACTCAAGCCATCGTGATTCCCGGAGATGAGCTCGTTATTCTAGCTGCTTTACTGTTAATTGTGATTGTTTTAGCCATCTACCCCGTGATCAATCCCAACGCTGATTATTCCGGATTGATTAGCTGGTTTGATTCGCTGGTACATCGAGTTACAGCGCCTTCGGTTGTTTTAACCACATCGATCACCATCCCTCACGAACAAGGTGATATTGTCATTGAAAGTCCCGAGCAGTTTAAAGAGCTAATGGAGGCGCTCTATCGGGAGATTCAAGGGCTATCCATAAAGCTTGCAAAAGGCGAAGCGACTCCTGAAGAAGAAGGTCGGTACAACGCACTAAAAACTATGATCAACGCTTTGTTTGATACCATTCGCGAATTGTTAAAGAGCGGAGAACTTTCGGACGACGAACGCGCCTTGCTATGTGACGCTTTGGCAGCCTTTATCGATGTAGCGATGTCCCTTAGTGAGTCTATCATTGAAGTTCCACTCGCTGAGGACGTCGAGCCTTTGGAATACAATCACTATGCGCGAAGCGCTACGGCCAGTTTGTTCGATCTGGCGGAGGAAGCCTACGGCTTTTGCCCGTAGTATCCTACGATAGTATACCAAGAATGGCATAAAAACAGACATTTAATGCCAAGTTTGGCATCTAAAAAGCGTATTTAACGCCAATTCTGTCATATCGATTTAATTTAGATCCTTTCTGACCTTCGTCCGTGTGTATGGGCATCGGAGGTTGTTATGTCAGGAATACACAGGTTTTTTATGATGATGGTGGCTGCGGCGGGCTTGTTTTGTACAAGGCCAGCCCATGCAGCGGAGCTGCTTCAAAGCAAGCAGGGACCTTACTCTTTTGAGGTCTTAAACAACGGCCAGAGGGTATCCACCTTCTATCACAAGGGACAGAGTTATGTGCTCGGTCAGAACGGTCAACGCTATACGATTCGGGTTCACAACAATTCATCCCGTCGGGTTGAAGCGGTGGTATCCGTGGATGGCCTGGATGTACTTGATGGAAAAAAAGCAAACTTTGGCAAACGCGGCTACCTAATTTCCGCGTGGAGTTATGTCGACATTGACGGTTGGCGCACCTCCGATGCCACTGTTTCAGCCTTTCGTTTCTCAAGCGTGGCAAACTCGTATGCTGCTCGAACTAGTGGCGATCGTAATGTTGGCGTAATCGGCGTAGCGATTTTCCAGAATACCAAACGCCAAGGCCAGTAGTGGTGCCCCCGCCAGGCTATCCATTGCCTGAAACGCAATACGACTATGAAGAGCGCAGCAGCGCTGGCTCCGCAGCAGACGAAGGCATGGCTCAACCAAGCGCGCCTTCGATGTCACAAAGTTATCGCGGTGGCGCTAGCTCGAAAAGCTCAAGCGCCGCGCCGGCTCGAAAAAGAAGTTCACGCAATGAACGTCCTGGGCTCGGGACGAAGTTCGCTGAGACACATTACTCATCGGTTGAGCATGTCA belongs to Myxococcales bacterium and includes:
- a CDS encoding DUF4112 domain-containing protein, producing MKEDWLSRLVALLDDGYRIPGTKIYFGWDSLLGFLLPVVGDWLGALVSLVLVGVAIKKKLPWRIVARMLANIIFDAVLGMLPLIGDYFDLLFKTNRRNLKLLRGHLDNDASA